One Setaria viridis chromosome 7, Setaria_viridis_v4.0, whole genome shotgun sequence genomic region harbors:
- the LOC117863759 gene encoding rop guanine nucleotide exchange factor 3, with the protein METPSSTCDEGSELDARSQSDYADFDDLDRPPRRGGHHREPSSDASSECSGEPGSPYGSSPYPRWPVCALPARATQPAPPLLKRLSTTRRAGAGGGREGKAGDGELQLIKERFSKLLLGEDMSGSGKGVSTSVAISNAITNLYATVFGSCHRLEPLPAEKKSMWRREMDCLLSVCDYIVEFFPSKEMLPDGTTREVMATRPRPDIYVNLPALKKLDDMLLEILDSFQKTEFWYVNDKGQKDDSVATPCRPASQRGDGKWWLPVPCVTKPGLTETARRDLQQKRDCASQIHKAAMAINNGVLAEIRIPDLYKQALPKCGRASVGDLIYRHMSFPGKFSPEYLLDCLEISSEHEALEAADRVEAAIHVWRRKASQSHSRSPWSAVKDLMESDKNVMLASRAEDVLLCLKQRFPGLSQTTLDASKIQYNKDVGQAILESYSRVLESLAYNIVTCIDDVLFADEAARKIA; encoded by the exons ATGGAGACCCCGTCGTCGACGTGCGACGAGGGCTCCGAGCTCGACGCGCGCTCGCAGTCCGACTACGCCGACTTCGACGACCTGgaccgcccgccgcggcggggcggccACCACCGGGAGCCGTCCTCCGACGCGTCCTCCGAGTGCAGCGGGGAGCCCGGGAGCCCCTACGGCTCGTCGCCGTACCCGCGTTGGCCGGTGTGCGCGCTCCCTGCGCGGGCGACGcagccagcgccgccgctgctcaaGAGGCTCAGCACgacgcggcgcgccggcgccggcggcgggcgtgagggaaaggccggcgacggcg AGCTGCAGCTGATCAAGGAGAGGTTCTCGAAGCTTCTGCTGGGCGAGGACATGTCCGGGAGCGGCAAGGGGGTCTCGACCTCCGTCGCCATCTCCAACGCCATCACCAACCTCTATG CCACCGTTTTTGGGAGCTGCCACAGGCTGGAGCCCCTGCCGGCGGAGAAGAAGTCCATGTGGCGGCGAGAAATGGACTGCCTGCTCTCTGTCTGCGATTACATCGTCGAGTTCTTCCCTTCCAAGGAGATGCTGCCCGACGGCACCACCCGGGAG GTGATGGCGACCAGGCCGAGGCCCGACATCTACGTCAACCTCCCCGCCCTCAAGAAACTCGACGACATGTTGCTT GAGATTCTGGACAGCTTCCAGAAGACTGAATTCTGGTACGTCAATGACAAGGGCCAGAAAGACGATTCCGTCGCGACGCCGTGCCGTCCGGCGAGCCAGCGCGGCGATGGGAAGTGGTGGCTGCCCGTGCCGTGCGTCACCAAGCCGGGGCTGACGGAGACAGCGCGGCGGGACCTGCAGCAGAAGCGTGACTGCGCGAGCCAGATCCACAAGGCGGCCATGGCCATCAACAACGGCGTTCTCGCCGAGATTCGGATCCCTGACCTGTACAAGCAAGCACTTCCCAAG TGCGGGCGGGCGAGCGTGGGGGACCTGATCTACCGGCACATGTCGTTCCCGGGCAAGTTCTCGCCGGAGTACCTCCTGGACTGCCTGGAGATCTCGTCGGAGCACGAGGCCCTGGAGGCGGCGGACCGCGTGGAGGCGGCGATACACGTGTGGCGGCGGAAGGCGAGCCAGAGCCACTCGAGGTCCCCATGGAGCGCTGTCAAGGACCTCATGGAGTCCGACAAGAACGTGATGCTGGCGAGCCGCGCCGAGGACGTCCTGCTCTGCCTCAAGCAGCGCTTCCCCGGCCTCTCCCAGACCACGCTTGACGCCAGCAAGATCCAGTACAACAAG GATGTTGGGCAAGCGATCCTGGAGAGCTACTCGAGGGTGCTGGAGAGCCTGGCGTACAACATCGTGACATGTATAGATGACGTTCTCTTCGCGGACGAGGCCGCCAGAAAGATAGCATGA
- the LOC117863758 gene encoding uncharacterized protein, with product MFSAIMAKKSYKQHSKSDKIQVGCMSGLVRMLDFRRSPKLLSDGRVKREPKGFEDVHENISSNDNKDHRVELIFAGRASIKTLMEEEMASSTQPLKQAQRNVTGICSEDIDLNLAASLMEIYRSCTESQEISNSVQSCHSSVSTDKEDNTDPPAQLYQIPSSIQRALEDVAEAVIRYQSANKEYITSSGEARSKEFVDALQLLSSNKDLFLMLMQDPSSRLLECLQNLYMSLGSTKLECEECDEKTELQNNLEQSVTSPSKVQRRHNSFLKEDKLVMRKQPNLNDSSRGFSRIVILKPSPARSHSSLISSSASSSPLSNHNDLQVQEASDKPDRQFSLRELKRRLRLAVSENRKDHQLNSMSNTFHKAEADTSKQLPVTSMSESLASTDSSDSKVAEEPSIVDKKTVPEDSGSGMRNDVAHGVGSFSYEKAKMYIIERLNDQGEDSSHIVQKSESFERLISLPENAAFSSSHCPQEDNISIAHEATDPLNLHTIEQEDGSASPNPTWLYQETESADSSNLGMESLVELKTDCGNHPQNEGAISQELNSEGVKTVQDAVENPQLCAEIETSQESVEGKNPDECSSEEPLSMNVLQEVALNEQENHSPSEIGGLVKPSVLTFPYSPENTNDKEEKLSPQSVLDPALREVTSPGHKARKRDELSMPISRVLFKELDTSSASPALWGEPQVAILDDKDARDSFIKAVLEASELLSEENLQIWYTEEPLLDVSVLAEVGNSYCLTDDAVLLFDCVEEVLLKIRDKFFGTGPWVAFLKHNARPAPVGRHLVQEVAKGIDSLVGDEFPNTLEQVMMKDLDTGSWLDLRSDSESVVVELWDGLLDDLLEEMIFDLWL from the exons ATGTTCTCAGCTATCATGGCAAAGAAGAGTTACAAACAGCATTCCAAGTCTGATAAAATCCAGGTGGGCTGTATGTCTGGTCTGGTTCGCATGCTTGATTTCCGTCGCAGTCCAAAACTTCTTTCAGATGGGAGAG TCAAAAGAGAACCAAAAGGTTTTGAAGATGTCCATGAAAACATATCATCAAAT GATAACAAAGACCATAGGGTTGAATTGATCTTTGCTGGTAGGGCAAGTATTAAAACTTTGATGGAAGAAGAGATGGCCAGCAGCACACAGCCCTTGAAGCAAGCACAAAGAAATGTAACTGGGATATGCTCTGAAGATATTGATCTAAACTTGGCTGCAAGTCTCATGGAAATCTACAGAAGCTGTACTGAAAGCCAAGAAATCAGCAATTCAGTTCAATCATGTCATAGTTCCGTTTCAACTGACAAAGAAGACAATACTGATCCTCCTGCTCAGCTCTATCAGATCCCCTCTAGTATTCAGAGAGCTCTGGAAGATGTTGCTGAAGCAGTTATAAGATATCAATCTGCAAACAAAGAATACATAACCAGCAGTGGTGAAGCTAGGTCCAAAGAGTTTGTTGATGCCCTACAGCTACTGAGCTCAAACAAGGACTTGTTTCTTATGCTTATGCAAGACCCAAGCTCTAGGTTGTTAGAGTGCCTCCAAAACCTTTACATGTCACTAGGAAGTACCAAGTTAGAATGTGAAGAATGTGACGAAAAAACTGAGTTGCAAAACAATCTAGAGCAGTCCGTGACTTCTCCAAGTAAGGTGCAAAGAAGGCATAATTCTTTCTTGAAGGAGGATAAGTTGGTCATGAGGAAACAACCAAATTTAAATGATAGTTCTCGTGGCTTTAGCAGAATAGTAATCTTGAAGCCAAGTCCTGCAAGGAGTCACAGCAGTCTTATCTCAAGTAGTGCAAGTTCGTCACCACTATCAAATCATAATGATTTGCAAGTTCAGGAAGCCAGTGATAAACCTGATCGCCAATTCTCCCTTAGAGAGCTCAAAAGGAGGCTAAGGCTTGCCGTTAGCGAAAATCGGAAGGATCATCAGTTAAACTCCATGAGTAATACTTTCCATAAAGCTGAGGCTGATACTAGCAAACAGCTTCCAGTCACAAGTATGTCGGAGAGTTTGGCAAGTACAGATTCTTCTGACAGCAAGGTAGCTGAGGAACCATCAATTGTTGACAAGAAAACAGTCCCAGAAGATAGTGGAAGTGGAATGAGAAATGATGTTGCTCATGGTGTCGGCTCTTTCTCCTATGAAAAAGCTAAGATGTATATAATTGAGAGACTAAATGATCAAGGAGAAGACAGTTCTCATATTGTACAGAAATCTGAATCTTTTGAGAGATTAATTTCATTACCAGAGAATGCTGCATTTTCTTCAAGTCATTGCCCTCAAGAGGATAATATTAGCATAGCACATGAAGCTACAGATCCATTGAACTTGCATACAATTGAGCAAGAGGATGGTTCAGCAAGTCCTAACCCAACTTGGCTGTATCAGGAGACAGAATCAGCTGACAGTAGCAACTTGGGTATGGAAAGTTTGGTTGAGCTCAAGACAGATTGTGGAAACCATCCACAAAATGAGGGTGCTATCTCACAGGAATTGAACAGTGAAG GAGTTAAGACTGTACAGGATGCAGTGGAAAACCCACAGCTCTGTGCTGAGATTGAAACTTCTCAGGAAAGTGTGGAAGGAAAAAATCCAGACGAA TGTTCATCAGAGGAACCATTATCCATGAATGTGTTGCAAGAAGTGGCCCTTAATGAACAAGAGAACCATAGTCCATCGGAAATTGGTGGATTAGTCAAGCCATCTGTACTGACATTTCCTTACTCTCCGGAAAATACTAATGACAAAGAGGAGAAACTGAGTCCACAATCCGTTCTTGATCCTGCCTTACGAGAAGTTACCAGTCCTGGACACAAAGCTCGAAAGCGAG ATGAGTTGTCCATGCCTATTTCTAGAGTTCTCTTCAAAGAGCTTGACACTTCTTCGGCATCCCCAGCCTTGTGGGGTGAACCGCAGGTAGCTATTTTGGATGATAAAGATGCAAGGGATTCCTTCATTAAGGCCGTGCTAGAAGCTTCAGAACTGTTGTCCGAAGAAAATTTGCAGATATGGTATACAGAAGAGCCACTGCTTGACGTATCTGTATTGGCTGAAGTAGGAAACTCGTACTGCCTTACAGATGATGCAGTGCTTCTGTTCGATTGTGTGGAAGAGGTTCTCCTCAAGATAAGGGACAAGTTTTTTGGTACCGGCCCTTGGGTTGCTTTTCTGAAACACAATGCGAGACCAGCTCCAGTAGGAAGACATCTTGTTCAAGAGGTGGCTAAGGGCATTGATTCTCTTGTCGGCGATGAGTTTCCAAACACTTTAGAACAGGTGATGATGAAAGACTTGGACACTGGGTCGTGGCTGGATCTTCGAAGCGATTCTGAAAGCGTTGTAGTTGAGTTGTGGGATGGTTTGCTTGATGACTTACTGGAGGAAATGATTTTTGATTTGTGGCTTTAA